In a genomic window of Brassica rapa cultivar Chiifu-401-42 chromosome A10, CAAS_Brap_v3.01, whole genome shotgun sequence:
- the LOC103847279 gene encoding uncharacterized protein LOC103847279: MVSETWFRNLWKFPKKQHEGHKEKEVLGVLAFEVASLLSKLVHLWQSLSDKNVARLRDEITRSTGIKKLVSEDDDFVVRLIRDEMMESVENVAKAVARLASKCNDPKLKSFESCFGEMMVTGADPYGWQFGWKKMDSKVKRMERFISSNASLYQETEILADLEQSFRRMLTSESATDNLLEWQRKVAWKRHEVKTLQDASLWNRTYDYTVLLLVRSVFTVLTRTKHVFGISYRVEASDVSSADSDFIGRSQSVSTILTQMSHQAESTGPPRFASGPLGRFTGPASGSAATRSTKMGDFLSGSLSTESPKSGPLVAEKNKRFKFYSGQLGKITSKSRPLLGMGKHNKKMGQTQTPERPSVSSAKKQTKSNRLTQVGPFKGCMVSQDAVNPLSTRTQNGARSSSGEHHHHHENLTFPSRPKLSDAAPNTLGAACLALHYANVIIVIERFVASPHLIGDDARDDLYSMLPASVRTSLRERLKPYSKNLSSSTVYDPGLAKDWTDAMAGILEWLGPLAHNMIKWQSERSYEHQSLVSRTHIVLAQTLFFANQQKTETIITELLVGLNYVWRFGRELNAKALQECTTSKTLEKCLDTDKK, translated from the coding sequence ATGGTTTCAGAGACTTGGTTTCGTAATCTGTGGAAATTCCCAAAGAAGCAACACGAAGGCCATAAAGAGAAGGAGGTGCTCGGAGTATTAGCCTTCGAAGTCGCGAGCTTACTCTCCAAACTCGTTCATCTATGGCAGTCTCTGAGCGACAAGAACGTCGCCAGGCTTAGGGACGAGATAACACGTTCCACTGGTATCAAGAAGCTAGTTTCGGAAGACGACGACTTCGTCGTGAGGCTAATACGCGACGAGATGATGGAGAGCGTCGAGAATGTAGCGAAAGCTGTTGCTAGGCTCGCTAGCAAATGTAACGATCCTAAGCTGAAGAGCTTTGAGAGTTGTTTCGGGGAGATGATGGTGACGGGAGCTGACCCGTACGGGTGGCAGTTTGGGTGGAAGAAGATGGATAGCAAAGTGAAGAGGATGGAGCGTTTTATTTCGTCTAACGCGAGTCTTTACCAGGAGACTGAGATTTTAGCGGATCTTGAACAGAGTTTCAGGAGGATGCTGACTAGCGAATCTGCAACCGATAATCTATTGGAGTGGCAGAGGAAAGTCGCGTGGAAAAGACATGAGGTGAAGACTCTCCAGGACGCGTCGCTTTGGAACCGTACTTATGACTATACGGTTCTTCTCTTGGTTAGATCGGTTTTCACAGTCTTGACTAGGACTAAACATGTTTTTGGGATTAGTTACAGAGTAGAGGCTAGCGATGTTAGCTCTGCGGATTCTGATTTCATTGGTCGTAGCCAATCGGTTTCTACTATTTTGACACAAATGTCTCATCAAGCCGAGAGTACTGGTCCTCCTAGATTTGCTTCTGGTCCTCTTGGGAGATTCACCGGTCCAGCGTCAGGCTCAGCTGCTACGAGGTCAACGAAGATGGGTGACTTCCTCTCAGGTTCTCTCAGCACTGAGTCTCCTAAGTCTGGTCCTCTTGTTGCAGAGAAGAACAAACGTTTTAAGTTTTACTCGGGTCAGCTCGGGAAGATCACCTCCAAGTCAAGACCACTTCTCGGAATGGGCAAACATAACAAGAAGATGGGGCAGACTCAGACTCCTGAAAGGCCTTCAGTTTCCTCAGCCAAAAAGCAAACCAAATCCAACCGGTTAACACAGGTTGGCCCGTTTAAAGGCTGCATGGTGTCTCAAGACGCTGTTAATCCTCTCAGCACTAGGACACAGAACGGAGCTAGGAGTAGTAGTGGtgagcatcatcatcatcatgaaaACTTGACGTTTCCTTCTCGGCCCAAGCTGTCAGACGCTGCTCCTAACACTCTTGGCGCCGCCTGCTTAGCGCTACACTATGCCAACGTCATCATCGTGATAGAGAGATTCGTTGCATCTCCTCACTTGATAGGCGACGATGCGAGAGACGACCTTTACAGCATGTTACCGGCGAGCGTGAGAACGTCGCTGAGAGAGAGGCTAAAGCCCTACTCGAAAAACTTGAGCTCTTCCACGGTATACGATCCAGGACTAGCGAAAGACTGGACAGACGCAATGGCGGGGATCCTGGAATGGCTTGGTCCGTTAGCTCACAACATGATAAAATGGCAGTCGGAGAGGAGTTACGAGCACCAGAGCTTGGTTTCGAGGACGCACATAGTTCTTGCGCAAACCCTTTTCTTTGCGAACCAGCAGAAAACAGAAACCATCATTACTGAGCTTCTCGTTGGGCTTAACTACGTCTGGAGATTTGGGAGAGAACTTAACGCTAAAGCTCTTCAAGAGTGTACCACTAGTAAAACCCTTGAGAAATGTTTGGACACAGACAAGAAGTGA